From Acinetobacter sp. ASP199, the proteins below share one genomic window:
- a CDS encoding TonB-dependent siderophore receptor, whose translation MSYIKSRKKIVSSAIVSSLSFASAHAIAQENVVQLETIRQEVQVESVPGLKIDQSANSKFVAPLLDTPKSVVVIPQQLIEDTQVTTLADALRTVPGITLGAGEGGNPNGDRPFIRGYNSESSMYVDGVRNSTSQNREMFAVEQVEVTKGSASAMGGAGITGGSINLISKVAKKGDALEGSVAGGTDMYARITLDANKDFGNGMAARVAVMGHQNEKAGQHDGAEYKRAGIAPSFSFGLDNATRGTLSYYYLKTDDIPDSGIPYNNPFAATNANVALNGNGKPIDAKAGQYYGWKDRDFQKQENQIGTFKLEHDLNDNLTLSNTAVFNRSKNNYLWTNPDDSRGNFILNGNVWARANSRIADTGTFTDLLALTGKFDTGAIQHSFNLGAEYLDQDTERTQYIINGLNATGSSFAACGILANVALGWCTSVDNPDRGAWTGTISTDGADRYDIETKSKSIYLLDSIELHPQWILDLGVRWDDYKTQQTLTYGRFNSAVTGANNTPITAVPGDQLTLENEEDFLNYQAGLVFKPRENGSIYVSYATSSNPVGVDGGDGSESISAAIENLKAEKVRTMELGTKWDLLEDKLNLTAAIFRTEKTNTRSADADGSTRNIGETRVDGIELGINGNVIEKWAISAGYTYLDSEVIDGGFENIGTTANPIYVPSSNNGNQVQNVAENSATLWTTYQIIPQLTLGAGAVAMDKVYGNAANTKFVPGYVRYDAMARYQVNPNVDLQLNINNLSDTRYFTKAYSSHYATEAEGISAVLGLHFKY comes from the coding sequence ATGAGCTATATAAAATCTCGTAAAAAAATAGTTTCTTCAGCCATCGTTTCTTCCCTTTCTTTTGCATCCGCACATGCAATTGCCCAAGAAAACGTGGTGCAGCTTGAAACCATCCGTCAGGAAGTGCAAGTGGAATCTGTGCCAGGTTTAAAAATCGATCAGTCGGCAAATAGCAAATTTGTTGCCCCTCTCCTGGATACCCCGAAATCTGTGGTTGTGATCCCTCAGCAACTGATTGAAGATACCCAGGTTACGACCTTGGCAGATGCTTTGCGTACTGTGCCGGGGATTACCCTAGGCGCGGGAGAAGGTGGTAATCCAAATGGGGATCGACCTTTTATTCGGGGTTATAACTCGGAAAGTTCGATGTATGTGGATGGTGTACGGAATTCGACTTCACAAAACCGGGAAATGTTTGCCGTTGAGCAGGTCGAAGTCACCAAAGGTTCTGCCTCTGCCATGGGCGGCGCTGGTATCACTGGCGGCAGTATTAACCTGATTTCAAAAGTGGCGAAAAAGGGAGATGCACTGGAAGGTTCTGTTGCGGGTGGTACAGATATGTATGCACGTATCACTTTAGATGCTAACAAGGACTTCGGCAATGGTATGGCGGCTCGTGTCGCGGTCATGGGCCATCAGAATGAAAAAGCGGGTCAGCATGACGGTGCGGAATATAAACGTGCGGGTATTGCACCTAGCTTCAGTTTTGGTCTGGACAATGCAACACGTGGTACTTTGAGTTATTACTATCTAAAAACTGATGATATTCCAGACTCAGGCATTCCCTATAACAATCCATTTGCAGCGACCAATGCCAATGTCGCTTTAAATGGCAATGGAAAACCAATTGATGCCAAAGCTGGTCAATACTATGGCTGGAAAGATCGTGATTTCCAGAAACAGGAAAACCAGATTGGTACCTTTAAATTGGAACATGACCTGAATGACAATCTGACCCTAAGTAATACGGCGGTATTTAACCGTTCCAAAAATAACTATCTCTGGACCAACCCCGATGATTCACGCGGGAATTTCATTTTGAATGGCAATGTCTGGGCACGGGCCAATTCACGTATCGCAGATACCGGTACCTTTACTGACCTACTGGCTTTAACAGGCAAATTTGATACTGGTGCTATTCAGCACAGCTTTAATCTGGGTGCAGAATATTTAGATCAGGATACCGAGCGTACCCAATATATTATTAATGGTCTGAATGCTACAGGAAGCTCTTTTGCGGCTTGCGGTATTCTTGCCAATGTGGCCTTAGGCTGGTGTACTTCTGTAGACAATCCAGACCGGGGTGCGTGGACAGGGACTATTAGTACGGACGGTGCGGACCGTTATGATATCGAGACCAAATCAAAATCGATTTACTTGCTAGACAGCATCGAACTTCATCCACAATGGATTCTGGATCTGGGTGTACGTTGGGATGATTATAAAACCCAGCAAACCTTGACCTATGGACGATTCAATAGTGCGGTGACAGGCGCAAACAATACACCAATTACCGCCGTTCCAGGTGATCAGCTGACCCTCGAAAATGAAGAAGACTTTTTAAACTATCAGGCAGGTCTGGTCTTTAAGCCAAGAGAAAATGGCAGTATTTATGTCAGCTATGCCACTTCCTCGAATCCGGTCGGTGTCGATGGCGGTGATGGCTCTGAAAGTATTAGTGCAGCTATTGAAAATTTAAAAGCTGAAAAAGTTCGTACTATGGAACTGGGAACTAAATGGGATCTTCTGGAAGATAAACTGAATCTGACAGCCGCCATTTTCCGTACTGAAAAAACCAATACCCGCTCCGCCGACGCTGATGGCAGTACCCGTAATATCGGTGAGACCCGTGTCGATGGGATTGAGCTGGGTATCAATGGAAATGTTATTGAGAAATGGGCAATTTCTGCAGGCTATACCTATTTGGATAGTGAAGTGATTGATGGTGGCTTTGAGAATATTGGAACTACAGCAAATCCTATCTATGTACCAAGCTCGAACAATGGCAATCAGGTTCAGAACGTAGCAGAAAACAGTGCAACCTTATGGACAACCTATCAGATCATACCTCAACTGACATTGGGTGCCGGTGCTGTGGCAATGGATAAAGTTTATGGCAATGCCGCCAATACCAAATTTGTTCCCGGTTATGTGCGTTACGATGCCATGGCACGTTATCAGGTGAACCCCAATGTGGATCTGCAGCTGAATATCAATAACCTGTCCGATACGCGTTATTTTACCAAAGCGTATTCTTCCCACTATGCCACTGAAGCAGAAGGCATCAGTGCCGTTTTAGGGCTGCATTTTAAATACTGA